The following proteins come from a genomic window of Nocardiopsis sp. YSL2:
- a CDS encoding NAD+ synthase, with amino-acid sequence MVQLRIALAQINPVVGDLEGNCDSVVAHARQASDAGAHLVVFPEMVVTGYSVEDLALRDGFVSASTKATHNLAARLAAEGLAHLPVVVGFLSRKKGPGPRFGQPSGAPQNSLAVLHEGRIRLASAKHHLPNYGVFDEFRYFVPGDTLPLLRLHGADIAFAICEDLWQDGGPVAAAAEAGAGMLITLNGSPYERHKDDVRLDLCRRRARELGAAIGYVNMTGGQDDLVFEGDSLVVDADGELVARAAQFDEELLVTDIALPRAEDVPGQADEAGGFRIVRYTVSDRAPAPYESRPPSLTPRRDPLNDLGEVYSALVAGVRDHVRKNGFTSVLVSVSGGADSALTATIAADAVGADAVHALVMPARGRDPDALDDAEDLIKRQGLTRRLYPVDGLLDALESTITVAGEDGGEDLLEQARGVLLKALSREEGHLVLATGDKSELAMGLCAHHGDGAGAYAPLRDCWKTLVRDLSLWRNSQKPTTDGAPPIPERALVRDPARGWDALGSAPERPGYDVLDALLDAYIGTDHGASALAAAGFAPDLVQHVVRLVDRAEHQRRQYPPGPKITKRTLGRDRRLPITNRWLL; translated from the coding sequence GTGGTACAACTTCGTATAGCTCTGGCCCAGATCAACCCGGTTGTCGGGGATCTGGAAGGTAACTGCGACAGCGTCGTCGCCCACGCTCGCCAGGCGAGCGACGCTGGAGCCCATCTCGTCGTGTTCCCCGAGATGGTCGTCACGGGATACTCCGTCGAGGATCTCGCCCTGCGGGACGGCTTCGTCTCCGCTTCCACCAAGGCCACCCACAACCTCGCCGCCCGGCTCGCCGCGGAGGGGCTCGCGCACCTTCCGGTCGTCGTCGGCTTCCTCAGCCGCAAGAAGGGCCCCGGGCCCCGGTTCGGCCAGCCCTCCGGTGCGCCGCAGAACTCGCTCGCGGTGCTGCACGAGGGCCGGATCCGCCTCGCCTCGGCCAAGCACCACCTGCCCAACTACGGTGTCTTCGACGAGTTCCGGTACTTCGTCCCCGGGGACACACTGCCCCTGCTGCGGCTGCACGGTGCCGACATCGCCTTCGCCATCTGTGAGGACCTGTGGCAGGACGGCGGTCCCGTCGCCGCGGCGGCCGAGGCCGGGGCGGGCATGCTGATCACCCTCAACGGATCGCCCTACGAACGGCACAAGGACGACGTGCGGCTCGACCTGTGCCGCCGCCGCGCGCGCGAGCTCGGCGCCGCCATCGGCTACGTGAACATGACCGGCGGCCAGGACGACCTGGTCTTCGAGGGTGACTCGCTCGTCGTCGACGCCGACGGCGAGCTCGTGGCCCGCGCCGCGCAGTTCGACGAGGAACTGCTGGTCACCGACATCGCCCTGCCCCGGGCGGAGGACGTCCCCGGCCAGGCGGACGAGGCCGGCGGCTTCCGGATCGTCCGATACACGGTCTCCGACCGCGCCCCGGCGCCGTACGAGTCACGCCCGCCGTCCCTCACCCCGCGCCGCGACCCGCTGAACGACCTCGGCGAGGTCTACTCGGCGCTCGTGGCCGGGGTGCGCGACCACGTCCGCAAGAACGGCTTCACCTCGGTCCTGGTCAGCGTCTCCGGCGGAGCCGACTCGGCGCTGACCGCCACGATCGCCGCCGACGCCGTGGGGGCGGACGCCGTGCACGCGCTCGTCATGCCCGCACGGGGCCGTGACCCCGACGCCCTCGACGACGCCGAGGACCTGATCAAGCGACAGGGCCTCACCCGCCGCCTCTACCCCGTGGACGGCCTGCTCGACGCCCTGGAGTCCACGATCACCGTCGCCGGGGAGGACGGCGGTGAGGACCTGCTGGAACAGGCCAGGGGGGTCCTCCTCAAAGCCCTCTCCCGCGAGGAGGGCCACCTCGTCCTGGCGACCGGGGACAAGAGCGAGCTGGCGATGGGCCTGTGCGCCCACCACGGGGACGGCGCGGGAGCCTACGCGCCTCTCAGGGACTGCTGGAAGACGCTGGTCCGGGACCTGTCCCTGTGGCGCAACTCCCAGAAGCCGACCACGGACGGCGCCCCGCCCATCCCCGAGCGCGCCCTGGTGCGCGACCCGGCACGGGGGTGGGACGCCCTCGGCTCGGCGCCCGAGCGGCCGGGATACGACGTCCTCGACGCGCTGCTGGACGCCTACATCGGGACCGACCACGGTGCCTCGGCGCTGGCCGCGGCCGGGTTCGCGCCGGACCTGGTCCAGCACGTCGTTCGCCTGGTCGACCGGGCCGAGCACCAGCGCCGCCAGTACCCGCCCGGCCCCAAGATCACCAAGCGCACGCTCGGACGCGACCGGCGGCTGCCGATCACCAACCGCTGGCTGCTCTGA
- a CDS encoding M20 family metallopeptidase gives MSMVERAEGLRAELVALRRELHREPEIGLHLPRTQHKVLAALAGLPLEISTGSGLTSVTAVLRGGRPGGAVLLRGDMDALPVHETADVDYASAVDGLMHACGHDLHVAGLVGAARLLCAAREELHGDVVFMFQPGEEGYSGAPKMIDEGVLKAAGKPLDAAYAVHVAPCQLPAGVIATRQGVAMSASAVLKVTVHGVGGHGSAPHAGRDPVPATCEMVTALQNHVTRAYDIFDPVVVTVGRLAAGTQQNVLAHRAEFEATVRCYSEANSAGLRENLPALVRGIAAAHGLRVDVEYEDQYPPTVNDDAEALFAMETVHDLFGEHNGFLSPIPVSGSEDFSFVLREVPGAMVMLGATPGDLDPATAPAGHSPDARFDDSVLPAQAAFLAELAVRRLAKTA, from the coding sequence ATGTCGATGGTGGAACGGGCCGAGGGGCTGCGTGCGGAACTGGTCGCACTGCGCCGGGAACTGCACCGTGAGCCCGAGATCGGCCTGCATCTGCCGAGGACCCAGCACAAGGTCCTGGCCGCGCTGGCCGGCCTCCCGCTGGAGATCTCCACCGGCTCCGGCCTGACCTCGGTCACCGCCGTCCTGCGCGGCGGTCGGCCCGGCGGGGCCGTCCTGCTGCGCGGCGACATGGACGCCCTGCCCGTCCACGAGACCGCCGACGTGGACTACGCGTCCGCGGTCGACGGCCTCATGCACGCCTGTGGGCACGACCTGCACGTCGCCGGCCTGGTCGGTGCGGCGCGACTGCTCTGCGCGGCCCGCGAAGAGCTGCACGGCGACGTCGTCTTCATGTTCCAGCCGGGTGAGGAGGGGTACAGCGGCGCTCCGAAGATGATCGACGAGGGCGTACTCAAGGCCGCCGGGAAGCCCCTCGACGCCGCCTACGCCGTGCACGTGGCCCCCTGCCAGCTGCCGGCCGGGGTCATCGCGACACGGCAGGGCGTGGCCATGAGCGCGTCCGCCGTGCTGAAGGTGACCGTCCACGGCGTCGGCGGGCACGGATCGGCCCCCCACGCGGGCAGGGACCCCGTGCCCGCCACGTGCGAGATGGTCACCGCGCTCCAGAACCACGTGACCCGCGCCTACGACATCTTCGACCCCGTCGTGGTCACCGTCGGCAGGCTGGCCGCCGGGACGCAGCAGAACGTCCTCGCGCACCGGGCCGAATTCGAGGCCACCGTGCGCTGCTACTCCGAGGCCAACAGCGCCGGACTGCGGGAGAACCTGCCGGCGCTGGTCCGGGGGATCGCCGCCGCGCACGGGCTGCGCGTGGACGTCGAGTACGAGGACCAGTACCCGCCCACGGTCAACGACGACGCCGAGGCCCTGTTCGCGATGGAGACGGTCCACGACCTGTTCGGCGAGCACAACGGGTTCCTGTCGCCCATCCCGGTCTCCGGGTCCGAGGACTTCTCCTTCGTCCTGCGCGAGGTCCCCGGCGCCATGGTCATGCTCGGCGCCACACCCGGGGACCTCGATCCGGCCACCGCCCCGGCCGGGCACTCCCCCGACGCGCGCTTCGACGACTCCGTCCTTCCCGCCCAGGCCGCCTTCCTCGCGGAACTGGCGGTGCGCCGACTCGCGAAGACGGCCTGA
- a CDS encoding sodium:alanine symporter family protein — MDAINAGIVAFSDGLWAWLLIPALIILSLYFTVRSGAVQFRMIPDMFRAMRSDPGLAADGGRPISAFQAFAVSAAARIGTGNIAGVATAIALGGPGAIFWMWAMALLVGAASFVESTLAQLYKVGSKEGYRGGPAYYMEYGLRSRWMGVLFAVIITVTFGFVFTSVQSNTISSAVATSVSTVSGAESPAWLAPAIGVALALATGVIIFGGARRIARAAALMVPFMAGIYLLMGLAVVALNIGQIPAVLTDIVTHAFGLREIAAGGLGTAIMQGMRRGMFSNEAGLGSAPNAAASAAVSHPVKQGLVQTLGVYFDTLVVCSVTAFIVLLSDPTYTEEAGPALTQNALEANLGPWALHLLTLIILLVAFTSVLGNTFYGAANIAYLTSSPNAMTVFRLLVVAVVFLGAIGSGGLVWTLADSTMGIMALVNLAALALLAPVACRLLTDFVRQRREGLDPFFSRDSMPDITGVQCWREEDLAHLRKPLPRS; from the coding sequence GTGGATGCCATCAACGCGGGCATCGTCGCCTTCAGCGACGGGCTCTGGGCCTGGCTGCTCATTCCTGCCCTCATCATCCTGAGCCTGTACTTCACCGTGCGATCGGGCGCGGTGCAGTTCCGGATGATCCCCGACATGTTCCGGGCGATGCGGAGCGATCCCGGCCTCGCCGCCGACGGCGGCAGACCGATCTCCGCCTTCCAGGCCTTCGCCGTCTCCGCCGCCGCCCGCATCGGCACCGGCAACATCGCGGGTGTGGCCACCGCGATCGCCCTCGGCGGGCCCGGCGCCATCTTCTGGATGTGGGCCATGGCACTGCTCGTCGGGGCCGCGAGCTTCGTCGAGTCCACCCTCGCGCAGCTCTACAAGGTCGGGAGCAAGGAGGGATACCGCGGCGGCCCCGCCTACTACATGGAGTACGGGCTCCGGTCACGCTGGATGGGCGTGCTCTTCGCCGTCATCATCACCGTGACCTTCGGTTTCGTGTTCACGAGCGTGCAGAGCAACACGATCTCGTCCGCCGTGGCCACCTCGGTCTCGACCGTCTCCGGCGCCGAGAGCCCGGCATGGCTCGCCCCCGCGATCGGCGTCGCCCTCGCCCTCGCCACGGGAGTCATCATCTTCGGCGGCGCACGGCGCATCGCCCGGGCCGCGGCCCTGATGGTGCCGTTCATGGCCGGGATCTACCTCCTCATGGGCCTGGCCGTGGTCGCCCTGAACATCGGCCAGATCCCCGCGGTGCTGACCGACATCGTCACGCACGCCTTCGGGCTGCGGGAGATCGCCGCGGGCGGACTCGGCACCGCGATCATGCAGGGCATGCGACGCGGCATGTTCTCCAACGAGGCGGGGCTGGGGTCGGCCCCCAACGCCGCCGCCAGCGCCGCGGTCAGCCACCCGGTCAAACAGGGCCTGGTGCAGACCCTGGGCGTCTACTTCGACACCCTCGTCGTGTGCTCGGTCACGGCCTTCATCGTGCTGCTGTCGGACCCCACCTACACCGAGGAGGCGGGACCGGCCCTGACGCAGAACGCCCTGGAGGCCAACCTCGGGCCCTGGGCACTGCACCTGCTGACGCTGATCATCCTGCTGGTGGCCTTCACCTCGGTGCTCGGCAACACCTTCTACGGCGCGGCCAACATCGCCTACCTGACGTCGAGCCCGAACGCCATGACCGTGTTCCGCCTCCTGGTGGTCGCGGTGGTCTTCCTCGGCGCGATCGGCTCCGGCGGCCTGGTGTGGACCCTGGCCGACAGCACCATGGGCATCATGGCCCTGGTCAACCTCGCCGCTCTGGCCCTGCTGGCGCCGGTCGCCTGCCGTCTGCTCACCGACTTCGTGCGGCAGCGCAGAGAAGGGCTGGACCCCTTCTTCAGCCGGGACAGCATGCCCGACATCACCGGTGTGCAGTGCTGGAGGGAGGAGGACCTGGCCCACCTCCGCAAGCCCCTGCCCCGGAGCTGA
- a CDS encoding DMT family transporter — MAAMGIWLGIVFGVLSCAAYTAAAVTQRRLAVHVRAPLTRRGELATLLRHPLWWVALVFNGGRAGFQVAAVSFAPLTVVQPLGVLVLVFGIPWSARLGGRRVGRDEWRGAACTVVALGVLLAVTVTGGQGGVLSDTGSALVGLGTVGLLALTAWAAGRARTAAWRSYLLAGAAGVAFGVSSATVKTAVTVIGGTGAVGLLHPSLAATVVIAVFGLLLAQAAYQGMDIGAPLGITTIANPVAAAVVGVAFMGESYAGGWWGGAVAAVCAVLASYGIRLLTVPQNGAPAGAADPEPAP; from the coding sequence ATGGCGGCCATGGGAATCTGGCTGGGAATCGTGTTCGGCGTGCTCTCCTGCGCGGCCTACACGGCCGCCGCGGTGACGCAGCGCAGACTCGCCGTCCACGTGCGGGCGCCGCTGACCCGTCGGGGTGAGCTGGCCACGCTGCTTCGCCATCCGCTGTGGTGGGTGGCCCTCGTGTTCAACGGGGGCCGGGCGGGCTTCCAGGTCGCGGCCGTGAGCTTCGCGCCGCTGACCGTGGTGCAGCCTCTGGGCGTCCTGGTCCTGGTGTTCGGCATCCCCTGGTCGGCGCGGCTGGGCGGGCGCCGCGTCGGGCGCGATGAGTGGCGCGGCGCCGCCTGCACGGTGGTGGCACTGGGGGTACTGCTCGCGGTGACGGTCACCGGCGGGCAGGGCGGGGTGCTCAGTGACACCGGCTCGGCCCTGGTCGGCCTGGGCACGGTGGGGCTCCTGGCGCTCACGGCGTGGGCGGCGGGCCGGGCGCGCACGGCGGCGTGGCGCAGCTACCTGCTCGCCGGAGCCGCCGGTGTGGCGTTCGGTGTCTCCTCGGCGACCGTCAAGACCGCGGTCACGGTCATCGGCGGGACCGGAGCCGTCGGTCTCCTGCACCCGTCCCTGGCGGCGACGGTGGTCATCGCGGTGTTCGGGCTGCTCCTCGCCCAGGCGGCCTACCAGGGGATGGACATCGGGGCCCCGCTCGGCATCACCACCATCGCCAACCCGGTCGCCGCGGCGGTCGTGGGCGTGGCCTTCATGGGCGAGTCCTATGCGGGCGGTTGGTGGGGCGGCGCGGTCGCCGCGGTGTGCGCGGTGCTCGCCTCGTATGGCATCCGCCTGCTCACGGTGCCGCAGAACGGGGCTCCGGCGGGCGCGGCGGACCCCGAGCCGGCGCCGTAA
- a CDS encoding Lrp/AsnC family transcriptional regulator: MLENRMDDIDQALVHALQIAPRARWSRIASVLGVDAATVARRWERLEEAGAAWVTCYPGTGLAGAARGCLALVEVDCASGELLNVARAFTRLPHVSAVEHVTGDRDLLLTVMAEDVAAVSRWVVGGLDAMPGVRASRTHLAGTVFTEGGRWRFRALSPRQVDRLSEHAPAPRAPREPDGLDRRLLLALSENGRAAYTELAELCDSTPDTVRRRVRHLFAARMMQARCEVARPLSEWPVAVTVWARVPPDQIPEAAQRITGMREVRLCAGVTGRHNLMVIAWSRSVEDAQRFEADLVRVAPDIVIGDRAVALWTMKLSGQLLDQGGYRTGAVPIDPWAVPGGPV, translated from the coding sequence ATGCTGGAAAACCGCATGGATGACATCGACCAGGCGCTGGTGCACGCCCTGCAGATCGCGCCGAGAGCGAGATGGTCCCGGATCGCCTCCGTGCTGGGCGTGGACGCCGCCACCGTGGCGCGCCGCTGGGAGCGCCTCGAGGAAGCGGGTGCCGCCTGGGTGACGTGCTATCCCGGTACCGGTCTGGCCGGTGCGGCACGCGGCTGCCTGGCCCTGGTGGAGGTCGACTGCGCCAGTGGCGAGCTGCTCAACGTGGCCAGGGCCTTCACCCGCCTCCCACACGTGTCAGCGGTCGAGCACGTCACCGGGGACCGGGACCTGCTGCTCACCGTCATGGCGGAGGACGTGGCCGCGGTGTCCCGCTGGGTGGTGGGCGGACTGGACGCGATGCCGGGTGTGAGGGCCAGCCGCACGCACCTGGCGGGGACGGTCTTCACCGAGGGCGGCCGGTGGCGGTTCCGGGCCCTGAGCCCCCGGCAGGTCGACCGCCTGTCCGAGCACGCTCCGGCGCCGCGGGCGCCGCGGGAGCCGGACGGACTCGACCGTCGTCTGCTCCTGGCCCTCAGTGAGAACGGGCGGGCCGCCTACACGGAGTTGGCTGAGCTGTGCGACAGCACCCCGGACACCGTGCGCCGCCGGGTCCGGCACCTCTTCGCGGCGCGGATGATGCAGGCGCGGTGCGAGGTCGCGCGACCGCTGTCGGAGTGGCCGGTCGCCGTCACGGTCTGGGCGCGGGTCCCACCCGACCAGATCCCGGAGGCCGCGCAGCGCATCACGGGCATGCGCGAGGTACGGCTGTGCGCGGGTGTGACCGGCCGGCACAACCTCATGGTCATCGCGTGGAGCCGGTCGGTGGAGGACGCCCAGCGGTTCGAGGCGGACCTGGTACGGGTCGCACCGGACATCGTGATCGGGGACCGGGCCGTCGCGCTCTGGACGATGAAGCTCAGCGGACAGCTGCTCGACCAGGGCGGCTACCGGACGGGTGCCGTCCCCATCGACCCCTGGGCCGTGCCCGGGGGCCCCGTGTGA
- a CDS encoding MFS transporter, translating into MTPSRPEADRPDQNVPAACDPPSAPAPPAAGVLAVVGLLVFFELTSGFLQGSIAPLLPSLQGALDISSAHLHWVVAVQFLAAAVCVPVFGRLGDLYGHRRMLRISLAFIAVGAVVVAAAPNLAVLLAGRVLLGPLAALLPLEIGLVRDRLTPKQSRRAIGLLVGALTLGGLLGSLASGVVQTLVGDVRITLGLMAALAVGCFALSYTAIPESRNRASGRMDWAGGTLLGLSLIVLLGTISQANTWGWSSPALWCGFAVAVALFAWWVRVELRGTDPLVDVRAVVGPAVSPQYAAGFTLGLVMLGGQSVIVTYLASSPEAVGYGFGMDVLSLGLCVTLPGVAAFLGASTVAPVGTRIGYRRAVLLAFTLVAAGALGLVPAWDSLVPFLTSFAVLGLGCGLALGALPTLIVEASAEDRAGSATAVYNNLKTLGGSVGGAVFATVLGFLLIDGSEAPSLAAYQVVWALTAVTALATAVLAGRTPRSLRQRAPTG; encoded by the coding sequence GTGACCCCGAGCCGCCCTGAGGCCGACCGGCCCGACCAGAACGTTCCAGCCGCGTGCGACCCGCCGTCCGCGCCGGCCCCGCCCGCAGCGGGGGTCCTCGCCGTCGTCGGCCTGCTGGTCTTCTTCGAACTGACGAGCGGATTCCTGCAGGGCTCGATCGCGCCACTGCTGCCCTCCCTCCAGGGGGCCCTGGACATCTCCAGCGCCCATCTGCACTGGGTGGTCGCCGTGCAGTTCCTGGCCGCGGCGGTGTGCGTCCCCGTGTTCGGGCGGCTCGGCGACCTGTACGGTCACCGCCGCATGCTGCGGATCTCCCTGGCCTTCATCGCCGTGGGCGCCGTCGTCGTGGCCGCGGCCCCCAACCTGGCGGTGCTGCTGGCCGGCCGGGTCCTGCTGGGACCGCTCGCCGCGCTCCTCCCCCTGGAGATCGGCCTGGTGCGGGACCGGCTCACCCCGAAGCAGAGCCGCCGCGCCATCGGCCTCCTGGTGGGCGCGCTCACCTTGGGAGGGCTGCTCGGTTCGCTGGCGTCCGGCGTGGTCCAGACCCTCGTCGGGGACGTACGGATCACCCTGGGGCTGATGGCCGCCCTGGCCGTGGGCTGCTTCGCCCTGTCCTACACCGCGATCCCGGAGTCACGGAACAGGGCGAGCGGCCGCATGGACTGGGCGGGCGGAACCCTGCTCGGGCTGTCGCTGATCGTGCTGCTGGGGACGATCTCGCAGGCCAACACCTGGGGCTGGTCCTCACCGGCCCTGTGGTGCGGATTCGCCGTGGCCGTGGCGCTGTTCGCCTGGTGGGTGCGGGTGGAACTGCGCGGCACCGACCCGCTGGTGGACGTGCGCGCGGTCGTCGGACCCGCGGTCTCCCCGCAGTACGCGGCCGGTTTCACGCTGGGCCTGGTCATGCTCGGCGGCCAGAGCGTCATCGTCACCTACCTGGCGTCCTCGCCGGAGGCGGTCGGGTACGGGTTCGGAATGGACGTCCTCAGCCTCGGACTGTGCGTCACGCTGCCCGGCGTGGCGGCGTTCCTCGGGGCGAGTACGGTCGCGCCGGTGGGCACGCGGATCGGCTATCGGCGCGCGGTCCTCCTCGCGTTCACACTCGTCGCGGCGGGGGCCCTCGGCCTCGTCCCGGCCTGGGACTCCCTGGTGCCGTTCCTGACGTCCTTCGCCGTCCTCGGCCTGGGGTGCGGACTGGCGCTGGGCGCCCTGCCCACGCTGATCGTGGAGGCGAGCGCCGAGGACCGCGCCGGCAGCGCCACCGCCGTGTACAACAACCTCAAGACACTGGGCGGAAGCGTGGGCGGCGCCGTCTTCGCCACGGTGCTCGGCTTCCTCCTCATCGACGGGAGCGAGGCGCCCTCCCTGGCCGCCTACCAGGTCGTGTGGGCACTGACCGCGGTCACGGCGCTGGCCACGGCGGTGCTGGCCGGACGTACCCCGCGTTCCCTGCGGCAGCGGGCCCCGACCGGCTGA